One Mugil cephalus isolate CIBA_MC_2020 chromosome 12, CIBA_Mcephalus_1.1, whole genome shotgun sequence DNA segment encodes these proteins:
- the prkag3b gene encoding 5'-AMP-activated protein kinase subunit gamma-3b isoform X2: MEPLAEVPLFEMDEDEDEDVLSMKSTGGFPYTSHAVAPPPGSDPDTFIYMNFMKRHCCYDAIPTSSKLVIFDTTLQVKKAFFALVANGVRAAPLWDHKLQCFVGMLTITDFINILHRYYKSPLVQIYELEEHKIETWREIYLHSINRLISITPESSLFDAIYSLLKNKIHRLPVIDPASGNVLHILTHKRILKFLHIFGSMIPKPRFLQKSISEVPIGTFKQIATVQESASVYDALSIFVERRVSALPVVNEEDKVVALYSRFDVINLAAQKNYNNLNMTMKEALASRACCMEGVLKCYPHETLETIIDRIAEAEVHRLVLVDDDDVVRGIVSLSDLLQALVLSPADIYQRPLFED, from the exons ATGGAGCCCCTGGCAGAG GTCCCCTTGTTTGAGAtggacgaggacgaggatgaaGACGTTCTGTCGATGAAGAGCACAG gtGGCTTTCCATATACGTCCCATGCTGTAGCGCCCCCACCAGGCTCAGACCCAGACACCTTCATTTATATGAACTTCATGAAGAGACACTGCTGCTACGACGCCATTCCTACCAGCTCCAAACTGGTCATCTTTGACACCACACTGCAG GTGAAGAAGGCTTTCTTTGCTCTGGTAGCTAACGGAGTGAGAGCAGCTCCTCTCTGGGACCACAAGCTTCAGTGCTTTGTAG ggatgCTGACCATCACTGACTTCATCAACATCCTCCATCGCTACTACAAGTCTCCTCTG GTTCAGATCTACGAGCTGGAGGAACACAAGATCGAGACGTGGAGAG aaATCTACCTGCACTCCATCAATCGACTGATCAGCATCACCCCTGAGTCCAG TCTGTTTGATGCCATCTACTCCCTGTTAAAGAATAAGATCCACCGGCTGCCGGTCATCGACCCGGCCTCAGGAAACGTCCTCCACATCCTCACTCACAAACGCATCCTCAAGTTCCTCCACATTTTT ggTTCTATGATTCCTAAGCCCAGGTTCCTTCAGAAGAGTATCAGTGAGGTTCCGATCGGGACCTTCAAACAGATCGCCACCGTCCAGGAATCGGCCTCTGTCTATGATGCTCTGTCCATTTTTGTGGAGAGGAGAGTCTCGGCTCTGCCGGTGGTCAATGAGGAAG ATAAGGTGGTGGCGCTGTACTCCAGGTTTGATGTCATT AACCTCGCGGCCCAGAAGAACTACAACAACCTGAACATGACGATGAAGGAGGCGCTGGCCTCCAGAGCCTGCTGCATGGAGGGAGTCCTCAAATGTTACCCCCATGAAACCCTGGAGACCATCATCGACCGCATCGCTGAGGCTGAG gtCCATCGTCTGGTTcttgttgatgatgatgatgttgtgaGAGGGATCGTTTCTCTCTCTGACCTCCTCCAAGCTCTGGTCCTCAGTCCTGCAG ataTTTACCAGCGGCCGTTATTTGAAGACTGA
- the prkag3b gene encoding 5'-AMP-activated protein kinase subunit gamma-3b isoform X1, whose product MEPLAEVPLFEMDEDEDEDVLSMKSTGGFPYTSHAVAPPPGSDPDTFIYMNFMKRHCCYDAIPTSSKLVIFDTTLQVKKAFFALVANGVRAAPLWDHKLQCFVGMLTITDFINILHRYYKSPLVQIYELEEHKIETWREIYLHSINRLISITPESSLFDAIYSLLKNKIHRLPVIDPASGNVLHILTHKRILKFLHIFGSMIPKPRFLQKSISEVPIGTFKQIATVQESASVYDALSIFVERRVSALPVVNEEDKVVALYSRFDVINLAAQKNYNNLNMTMKEALASRACCMEGVLKCYPHETLETIIDRIAEAEVHRLVLVDDDDVVRGIVSLSDLLQALVLSPAGSDGESQIISLLNVWRKNLTTSRRRVSINEARLG is encoded by the exons ATGGAGCCCCTGGCAGAG GTCCCCTTGTTTGAGAtggacgaggacgaggatgaaGACGTTCTGTCGATGAAGAGCACAG gtGGCTTTCCATATACGTCCCATGCTGTAGCGCCCCCACCAGGCTCAGACCCAGACACCTTCATTTATATGAACTTCATGAAGAGACACTGCTGCTACGACGCCATTCCTACCAGCTCCAAACTGGTCATCTTTGACACCACACTGCAG GTGAAGAAGGCTTTCTTTGCTCTGGTAGCTAACGGAGTGAGAGCAGCTCCTCTCTGGGACCACAAGCTTCAGTGCTTTGTAG ggatgCTGACCATCACTGACTTCATCAACATCCTCCATCGCTACTACAAGTCTCCTCTG GTTCAGATCTACGAGCTGGAGGAACACAAGATCGAGACGTGGAGAG aaATCTACCTGCACTCCATCAATCGACTGATCAGCATCACCCCTGAGTCCAG TCTGTTTGATGCCATCTACTCCCTGTTAAAGAATAAGATCCACCGGCTGCCGGTCATCGACCCGGCCTCAGGAAACGTCCTCCACATCCTCACTCACAAACGCATCCTCAAGTTCCTCCACATTTTT ggTTCTATGATTCCTAAGCCCAGGTTCCTTCAGAAGAGTATCAGTGAGGTTCCGATCGGGACCTTCAAACAGATCGCCACCGTCCAGGAATCGGCCTCTGTCTATGATGCTCTGTCCATTTTTGTGGAGAGGAGAGTCTCGGCTCTGCCGGTGGTCAATGAGGAAG ATAAGGTGGTGGCGCTGTACTCCAGGTTTGATGTCATT AACCTCGCGGCCCAGAAGAACTACAACAACCTGAACATGACGATGAAGGAGGCGCTGGCCTCCAGAGCCTGCTGCATGGAGGGAGTCCTCAAATGTTACCCCCATGAAACCCTGGAGACCATCATCGACCGCATCGCTGAGGCTGAG gtCCATCGTCTGGTTcttgttgatgatgatgatgttgtgaGAGGGATCGTTTCTCTCTCTGACCTCCTCCAAGCTCTGGTCCTCAGTCCTGCAG GTTCAGACGGTGAATCTCAAATCATTTCTTTACTCAACGTCTGGAGGAAGAATCTGACGACATCCAGGAGGCGTGTCTCCATTAATGAAGCACGTCTTGGTTAA